Sequence from the Polyangiaceae bacterium genome:
TCCGGCACGTTTCCGGCGCCGCAAGGGGGTTGCGTCGACGCCGCAGTTCCTATGAACTTCGTACCGAAGTCGTGATTCGGAGGTCCGCGGTGCGTTATAGGCTCGGCATCTACATGGTGATTCCCGTCATCGTCTTCGCCACTGGTTGCGGCGAGGACAATGGCAAGACGCCGAAGTGTTCGGAGCTGAAGCTGTACAACGTCCGCGAAGCCGGCGCAGACGCCCGCGAGATCAACGACGCACTACGCGCCGCGGTGGACGCGGGATGCGTGACCGGTCCCGGCGACGGTTCCACCGGTACGCTGGACGCCGGCGGCGACTGAGCACCCCGTGGTGCGGCGAGACGAGCCGTGACCGACGAGACTGGCGCGGACGTTCACCCGCGCGAGGTGACTGCGCCGTGCGAAGATCACGCCAACCCGCACGACCGGAACGCCGACGAATCGGCCCTCGACATCCACGGAGTGGCTAGCGAGTCACGCGAGAGCGCTGCGCCCGCCAGCAAGCGTCGGATCGATAGCCACGCGTACGGCGTGCTGTTGCGCCTCGCCTACGATGGCGCGGGCTACTCCGGCTTCGTACGACAAGACAACGCGCGGACGATTGGCGGTGAGCTCGAAGGCGCCATTCGAGTCATCGATCCCCGCGCCACGCTGCTGCGCGCAGTGAGTCGCACGGATGCCGGTGTGCATGCGCGCGGACAGATCGCGGCTTTCGACACCAACAAGGACATCAATGCGCGAGGCTGGGTGCTCGCGCTGTCTCAGCAGATCTCGAGGCAGATCGCAGTTGTCGGCGCGGCGCGCGTGCCGACGGGTTTCGACCCCAGGCGCCACGTGCTCCGAAAGACCTATCGTTACTCCATTCTGCGCAGCGCCACGCACGACCCGTTCTGGCACGAACGCGCGTGGCGCGTGTACGAGAGGTTGAACCACTCGGCACTGGTCGACGAAGCGTCGAACCTCGTCGGTACGCACGACTTCCGCGCCTTCCGCAGTGCGCAGGACACCCGGGAAAACACGGTGCGAACGCTGCTGCGCGCCGACGTCTCCACGTCGCAATGTGATCCGCGCGTGGTGGAGATCGAGGTGGAAGGAGACCGTTTCATGCATCGGATGATGCGCATCATTTGCGGCACGCTCGTGGACGTGGCCCGGGATCGAGTGAAGCCCGGTGCAGTTCGTCGGGCTCTGGCGAGTGGTCGTCGCGAAGATCTCGGGATGACCGCCCCTGCGGAAGGCCTCTGCCTGATGGACATCACGCTCGACACCCAGGGCGAAGCGGGCTGGCCCTGAATCCCCACTGCCCAAGGGCACATTGACTGAGCTGCCTCCGTCGCGTAGCTTCCCCGCGCGGTTTCGGCTCGGTACTCCGCGCTTACCATCCTCCAACGGACCGAAGCCGAGCAAAACTCGCGACGACTGGGCGTGCCCACAGGGATGACACCATGAGCTTCAAGGAACGCTTCTCCGAGAGCGGCAAGAAGATCTTGCAGAACCCGTCGGTGCTGCGCTGGATGAGCGACGACCGGGTGATGAAGGCCGCAGAAGGTCTGATGGACGCCCCCAGCCGGATGAAGGCTGCGTGGCACGTGCTCGTCAATGGCCACGACTTGCCCAACATCGACCCTGCGCTCGACGAGAGCATGGGGGAAGTCCCCGCTGGCCCCAGCAGCGCAGCGACGGCACCAAAGGCCTCGAACGACAAGCGCAACGGCTCGGCGCCAAGCATGCAGGGCTCCGACGACATGAAGCAGTCCCTGGCCGAGCGCAGCAGCCTCTCGGGCATCGGCGGCAAGGACGTCTTCGAGAAGTGCTTTCAGTTCAAGGCCGCGGA
This genomic interval carries:
- the truA gene encoding tRNA pseudouridine(38-40) synthase TruA → MTDETGADVHPREVTAPCEDHANPHDRNADESALDIHGVASESRESAAPASKRRIDSHAYGVLLRLAYDGAGYSGFVRQDNARTIGGELEGAIRVIDPRATLLRAVSRTDAGVHARGQIAAFDTNKDINARGWVLALSQQISRQIAVVGAARVPTGFDPRRHVLRKTYRYSILRSATHDPFWHERAWRVYERLNHSALVDEASNLVGTHDFRAFRSAQDTRENTVRTLLRADVSTSQCDPRVVEIEVEGDRFMHRMMRIICGTLVDVARDRVKPGAVRRALASGRREDLGMTAPAEGLCLMDITLDTQGEAGWP